One window from the genome of Candidatus Angelobacter sp. encodes:
- a CDS encoding SpoIIE family protein phosphatase, producing the protein MGTTQQKTRLRVLIVEDSEFDARILVNTLKQGGYQPAFTRVETGEALRAALVDEQWDIILSDYNMPAFSAPEALKIVQESGLDLPFIIISGGIGEDVAVAAMKAGANDYLMKGNLARLPPAVERELRDAGIRAARRQAEEALRESEQRYRLLWENSTDAVVLVDEESIIRFANPAIEEIFGYTSSEVSGQLFLLLLAERVRRESGEWLRRNLQSDGGRTRRQPTETTGLRKGGGEIFVEIGFTNIELQGSKYMVAFIRDITERKRAEEESRLLQSISLAVNETQDLDAALGLVLRTICDATGWALGQAWLPSSDASHLECSPAWYTTVNGSDQFRAASEELVLKRGEGLPGRVWSSKQALWVRDVGGDPNFPRVAIAGQMGIKAGVGIPVLADDEVVAVIEFFLMETREQDERQRKLISAIAAQLGGVIQRKRAEQELRENEEQFRVAREIQQRLFPKAAPNVAGLDIAGVSHAAEATGGDYFDYLPMLHDRLGVVVGDVTGHGIGPALLMAETRAYLRILARNREDTGEILTRANRILAEDIGYERFITMLLVSVDPRKRTFAFTNAGHPAGFVLGASGDIKAKLTRTGLPLGIKPDAVFPKAAESSLSPGDILLLLTDGIEEAMSPDETIFGTERILEVVRANRGKAAREIVDALYAAVRQFAQNTPQLDDVTAVVIKAA; encoded by the coding sequence GTGGGAACGACGCAACAGAAAACGCGGCTCCGGGTGTTGATCGTGGAGGACTCGGAGTTCGACGCGCGCATCCTGGTCAACACATTGAAGCAGGGCGGGTATCAACCCGCGTTCACGCGGGTGGAGACCGGCGAGGCGTTGCGCGCAGCCCTGGTGGACGAGCAATGGGACATCATCCTTTCCGATTACAACATGCCGGCATTCAGCGCGCCGGAGGCGCTCAAAATTGTGCAGGAGAGCGGGCTTGATCTGCCGTTCATCATTATCTCGGGCGGCATCGGCGAGGATGTGGCTGTGGCGGCCATGAAGGCGGGTGCGAACGATTATCTGATGAAGGGTAATCTGGCGCGCCTTCCCCCGGCGGTCGAACGGGAATTGCGCGACGCCGGAATTCGTGCCGCGCGCCGACAGGCCGAGGAGGCGTTGCGCGAGAGCGAACAGCGCTACCGTCTGCTCTGGGAGAATTCCACGGACGCGGTCGTCCTGGTTGATGAGGAAAGCATCATCCGGTTCGCCAATCCTGCAATCGAGGAGATTTTCGGCTACACCTCGAGCGAGGTGTCGGGTCAGTTGTTTTTGCTGCTCCTGGCCGAACGGGTCCGCCGCGAATCCGGCGAATGGCTCCGGCGTAATTTGCAGTCGGACGGGGGCCGCACGCGTCGTCAACCCACCGAAACCACCGGGCTGAGGAAGGGCGGCGGGGAAATCTTCGTTGAAATCGGCTTCACCAACATCGAATTGCAAGGAAGCAAATACATGGTGGCCTTCATCCGCGACATCACCGAGCGCAAGCGGGCGGAGGAGGAAAGCAGGTTGTTGCAGAGCATTTCACTCGCAGTCAACGAGACGCAGGACCTCGACGCGGCACTGGGGCTGGTGTTGCGGACGATTTGCGACGCGACGGGTTGGGCGCTGGGGCAGGCCTGGCTGCCCAGCAGTGACGCCTCGCACCTGGAGTGCAGCCCGGCGTGGTACACGACAGTCAATGGCTCGGACCAATTCAGGGCTGCCAGTGAGGAGCTGGTCCTAAAGCGCGGCGAAGGCCTGCCGGGGCGGGTGTGGTCATCGAAGCAGGCGCTCTGGGTTCGCGACGTTGGCGGTGATCCCAATTTCCCGCGTGTCGCCATTGCGGGCCAGATGGGAATCAAGGCCGGCGTCGGCATTCCGGTACTGGCGGACGATGAGGTGGTGGCCGTGATCGAATTCTTCTTGATGGAGACGCGCGAGCAGGACGAGCGACAAAGGAAACTCATCTCGGCCATTGCCGCGCAGCTCGGCGGTGTGATCCAGCGCAAACGCGCCGAACAGGAATTGCGCGAAAACGAGGAGCAATTCCGCGTCGCGCGCGAAATTCAACAACGGCTGTTTCCCAAGGCGGCGCCGAACGTGGCCGGGCTTGACATTGCCGGTGTCTCTCACGCCGCCGAAGCGACGGGCGGAGATTACTTCGATTACCTGCCGATGTTGCATGACCGGCTCGGCGTGGTGGTGGGTGACGTGACCGGCCACGGCATCGGACCCGCGCTGCTGATGGCTGAAACGCGCGCGTATTTGCGCATTCTTGCGCGCAACCGCGAGGACACGGGAGAAATCCTCACACGCGCCAACCGCATTCTGGCCGAGGACATCGGCTACGAGCGGTTCATCACGATGCTGCTGGTGAGCGTCGATCCGCGAAAGCGGACCTTCGCATTCACCAATGCCGGCCATCCGGCGGGCTTTGTTCTGGGCGCGTCGGGGGACATCAAGGCGAAGCTCACGCGCACGGGGCTGCCGTTGGGCATCAAGCCGGACGCGGTTTTTCCGAAAGCCGCCGAATCCAGCCTGTCGCCGGGCGACATTCTTCTGCTGCTGACCGACGGAATCGAAGAGGCGATGTCACCGGACGAAACGATTTTCGGGACCGAACGAATCCTTGAAGTCGTCCGGGCGAACCGCGGGAAGGCCGCGCGGGAAATTGTGGACGCGCTGTATGCGGCGGTGCGCCAGTTCGCGCAGAACACACCTCAACTGGACGACGTGACTGCGGTCGTGATCAAGGCCGCGTGA
- a CDS encoding metallophosphoesterase → MLFRWLAILVVTTFFASAQEAALVRVSDPWRCFKGTNAPSAQAAAWRQLDFDDSAWPAVIGSFGVGQLYDPDVLLSDMPSHYLAAYFRNRFTLSDTSSVKWLLLRIDYDDGFVAYLNGTEVARRGFAPGTTVSFDTPAAPAGRTWGEEVNLTAFTNLLVAGDNVLAIELHNSSMQDPSAALAAELVANFTRGPFVQNVSSDRAQIIWKTLVPADTKLEWGTNSALGNVVVDTNLVITHVVTLTNVSADAVYSYRASSSDGGEPVTSAVESFHTLKTSGPVRFVVLGDSGGDTIGQYQIARVIRETAPDLVLHVGDVIYPSFETNRADLRCLSVYQPHMKSTPYFFVFGNHDLYSGDSHFLETFYLPTNSATGTEHFYSFDHGDVHFCALFVPMRVQDALYPNYYLDNGTTQYRWLTNDLATTSKPWKILFFHIPVNTCGPHRFDSNGGVYDRLDLQRVLLPIARQYGVQLILNGHDHAFERFAPMSGVHVVVTGGGGFEPYLLAERDPLNAQYWSALHCTEVTVSGDTLRLEALDTNGVVFDSMTIQRALPPPQVYEAAWHSPLLESKPSDDGDGNIHGQSFDFTGAPIPTLPGSFSSLGRAFVDNDALNLYVGFEQAMICGSNNIFLFIESPRQTGVTNMTGIGNGIIDPDGQGADGLDFLQNLSFANFTPGVGCILGDEYGDYQYRFFARPNLALNIGQGVFRLDAEISDVAGARLQQFNRSPQSGAIPGEQNADFIKVAIPFAELGGLQPGDTIKIGAVVGGPDFNSDFDAQTRQLDSGFLGYSLAGVGQGPVALEGVSVRLALDPDTDHDGLTSADEILLGTDPMNPDTDGDGLLDGWEVRFALNPLSAAGIDGRDGDPDGDGLSNYQEQSLGSNPQSVDSDGDGLLDGWEFRFGLNLALAVGINGATGDPDGDGMSNAQEQSAGTDPRDAASALRLNISLPSDSAIRLSWSAVIGNRYQLEVATNLLTGFVDYPGTNFPRAAVSTNESYDESFTNPPAAARFYRIRLFP, encoded by the coding sequence ATGTTGTTCCGATGGCTGGCGATTCTGGTTGTCACAACCTTCTTCGCATCAGCCCAGGAAGCGGCGCTGGTGCGCGTCAGTGATCCCTGGCGCTGCTTCAAAGGCACCAACGCGCCTTCCGCGCAGGCCGCCGCCTGGCGGCAGCTTGATTTCGACGATTCAGCCTGGCCCGCGGTCATCGGCAGCTTTGGCGTTGGTCAACTCTACGATCCTGATGTCCTTTTGTCCGACATGCCTTCGCACTATCTGGCGGCTTACTTCCGAAACCGGTTTACGCTGTCCGATACATCGAGCGTTAAGTGGCTCCTCTTGCGCATCGACTACGACGACGGCTTTGTTGCTTATCTTAACGGTACCGAAGTTGCGCGCCGGGGTTTCGCGCCAGGCACGACAGTCTCTTTCGACACGCCGGCAGCGCCGGCAGGTCGGACCTGGGGCGAAGAGGTGAATCTTACCGCATTCACCAATCTTCTTGTCGCAGGCGACAACGTCCTCGCCATTGAACTGCACAATTCCTCCATGCAGGACCCGTCGGCCGCGTTGGCGGCTGAGTTGGTGGCCAATTTCACGCGTGGCCCGTTCGTGCAAAATGTATCAAGCGACCGCGCGCAGATTATCTGGAAAACACTGGTGCCCGCGGACACGAAACTGGAATGGGGAACCAACAGTGCGCTGGGGAACGTCGTGGTCGATACCAACCTTGTCATCACGCACGTTGTTACGTTGACCAATGTTTCGGCGGACGCGGTGTATTCGTATCGCGCCTCCAGCTCGGACGGTGGCGAGCCTGTCACCAGTGCCGTCGAATCGTTTCATACCCTGAAAACCAGCGGACCGGTCCGATTTGTCGTTCTCGGAGACAGCGGCGGGGACACGATCGGGCAATATCAGATCGCCCGGGTGATCCGGGAAACCGCGCCGGACCTGGTGCTGCATGTTGGAGACGTGATCTATCCGTCGTTCGAGACCAACCGCGCGGATTTGAGGTGCCTGAGCGTGTATCAACCGCATATGAAATCAACGCCCTACTTTTTTGTCTTCGGTAACCACGACCTTTACTCCGGTGACTCCCACTTTTTGGAGACGTTTTATCTGCCGACGAATTCGGCCACCGGCACGGAGCACTTCTATTCGTTCGACCACGGTGACGTACATTTCTGCGCGCTATTTGTTCCGATGCGGGTCCAGGACGCGTTGTATCCGAATTATTATCTGGACAACGGCACGACTCAATACCGCTGGCTCACCAACGATCTGGCGACCACGTCCAAACCGTGGAAAATACTTTTTTTCCACATTCCGGTGAACACGTGCGGCCCGCACCGGTTCGATTCGAACGGCGGGGTCTATGATCGCCTGGATTTACAGCGAGTGCTCCTTCCCATCGCCCGGCAATACGGAGTTCAGCTCATTCTGAACGGTCACGACCACGCCTTCGAGCGTTTCGCGCCGATGAGTGGCGTTCATGTGGTCGTGACCGGCGGAGGCGGTTTCGAGCCTTATCTGCTGGCCGAGCGCGACCCCCTCAACGCGCAGTACTGGAGCGCGCTGCACTGCACAGAGGTCACTGTCAGCGGTGACACGTTGCGGCTCGAAGCGCTGGACACCAACGGCGTCGTGTTCGATTCGATGACCATCCAGCGCGCCCTGCCGCCGCCCCAGGTTTACGAGGCCGCCTGGCATTCGCCCCTCCTCGAATCCAAGCCGTCGGACGACGGCGACGGCAACATCCACGGCCAGAGTTTCGATTTCACCGGCGCCCCAATTCCGACATTGCCGGGAAGTTTTTCCAGCCTCGGCAGGGCGTTCGTGGACAACGACGCGCTCAATCTGTACGTCGGCTTTGAGCAGGCGATGATCTGCGGCAGCAACAACATCTTTCTGTTCATCGAATCGCCACGCCAGACGGGAGTGACCAACATGACCGGCATCGGCAACGGGATCATTGATCCCGACGGGCAGGGCGCGGATGGACTGGACTTCCTGCAAAACCTTTCATTTGCGAATTTCACCCCGGGCGTCGGGTGCATCCTTGGCGACGAGTACGGTGATTATCAGTACCGGTTTTTTGCGAGGCCGAACCTGGCGCTGAACATCGGACAGGGCGTTTTCCGGCTCGACGCGGAAATCAGCGACGTGGCCGGAGCGCGATTGCAGCAATTCAATCGTTCACCCCAGAGCGGCGCGATTCCCGGAGAACAAAACGCGGACTTCATCAAGGTCGCCATTCCCTTCGCGGAGTTGGGCGGGTTGCAACCGGGCGACACGATCAAAATCGGGGCGGTCGTGGGTGGACCCGACTTCAACTCTGATTTCGATGCGCAGACGCGGCAGCTCGATTCCGGATTTCTGGGCTACTCATTGGCGGGTGTCGGCCAGGGCCCGGTGGCGTTGGAGGGCGTCAGCGTGCGGCTCGCGTTGGATCCCGATACAGATCACGACGGGCTGACGAGTGCAGACGAAATATTGCTCGGCACCGATCCGATGAATCCAGACACGGATGGTGACGGGTTGTTGGACGGCTGGGAAGTGAGGTTCGCGCTGAATCCGCTTTCCGCCGCGGGGATTGATGGCCGCGATGGCGATCCCGACGGTGATGGCCTCAGCAATTATCAGGAACAATCGTTGGGATCGAATCCGCAAAGTGTGGACTCGGACGGCGACGGGCTGCTCGACGGGTGGGAGTTTCGTTTCGGCCTTAACCTGGCTCTGGCGGTGGGCATCAACGGCGCGACCGGAGATCCCGATGGCGACGGAATGTCCAACGCGCAGGAGCAGTCGGCCGGCACCGATCCGCGCGATGCCGCTTCAGCCCTCCGGCTGAACATCAGTTTGCCGTCGGACAGCGCGATCCGTCTTTCCTGGAGCGCGGTGATCGGCAACCGATACCAGCTCGAAGTTGCGACGAACCTCCTCACCGGCTTTGTCGATTATCCGGGGACGAATTTTCCGCGCGCGGCCGTTTCCACCAACGAAAGCTACGACGAGAGTTTCACAAATCCACCCGCCGCGGCGCGATTTTATCGGATACGCCTCTTCCCGTAA
- a CDS encoding TIM barrel protein: MKTKVSRRSALAKMAGGAAAAAVTARLAQRMAAADAAAGNTLKGHINHSVCKWCYPKVNLEDLCVAGKAMGLQSIELLGPEDWPTLLKHGLTCAMASGVDGITYGFNRLEHHDDLINKFGVALPKAVNAGLKNYICFSGNRGGMSDEQGLENCVIGLKRLMPLAEKHRIVICMELLNSKVDHKDYMCDHTKWGVELVKRVGSEYFRLLYDIYHMQIMEGDVVRTIRDHHQYIAHYHTGGVPGRHEIDDTQELNYPVVMKAIVGTGFKGHVAQEFIPARPDVLASLKQGVNICDV, from the coding sequence ATGAAAACAAAGGTTTCCCGTCGTTCCGCGCTCGCCAAAATGGCCGGAGGCGCCGCGGCCGCCGCCGTGACCGCCCGCCTCGCGCAGCGAATGGCCGCCGCGGATGCCGCTGCCGGCAATACCCTCAAGGGTCACATCAACCACTCCGTCTGCAAATGGTGCTATCCCAAGGTGAACCTCGAGGACCTTTGTGTCGCTGGCAAAGCGATGGGGCTGCAATCCATCGAGCTGCTCGGGCCGGAGGATTGGCCGACGTTGTTGAAGCACGGCCTCACGTGCGCCATGGCGAGCGGCGTGGATGGGATCACCTATGGGTTCAACCGCCTCGAACATCACGACGATCTGATCAACAAGTTTGGCGTTGCACTCCCGAAGGCGGTCAATGCTGGCTTGAAAAACTACATCTGCTTCTCCGGGAACCGTGGCGGGATGTCCGACGAGCAAGGCCTCGAAAACTGCGTCATCGGTCTCAAACGCCTCATGCCCCTCGCCGAGAAACACAGGATTGTGATCTGCATGGAACTGTTGAACAGCAAGGTCGATCACAAGGATTACATGTGCGACCACACGAAGTGGGGCGTCGAACTGGTGAAGCGCGTCGGTTCCGAATACTTCAGACTGCTCTACGACATCTATCACATGCAGATCATGGAAGGCGATGTCGTGCGCACGATTCGCGATCACCACCAATACATTGCCCACTACCATACGGGTGGCGTACCAGGACGCCACGAAATCGATGACACGCAGGAACTGAATTACCCGGTGGTGATGAAGGCGATTGTGGGGACAGGCTTCAAAGGCCACGTGGCCCAGGAATTCATTCCGGCGCGTCCGGATGTTCTGGCGTCCTTGAAACAAGGCGTGAACATCTGCGACGTTTGA
- a CDS encoding sugar phosphate isomerase/epimerase has protein sequence MPARLKLGFDNYSIRALGWKAPQLIEYAASLGLDSILLSDPGVFDRRDTRYLGDLRRKADDLGLEIHAGMLSVCPGSKLFNPRGGTAEEQLRRTIQIARLVGSPVARCVLGHADDRRSDGGIETRMAETVKVLKRVRGSALDAGVKIAVENHAGDLQARELVTLIENAGHEFVGATMDSGNATWALEDPLRNLEQLGPHALTTGIRDSAVWETADGATLQWTAMGDGLVDWKRYFRRYAELCPNAPVQLETISGRPIPIPFLKDEFWAAYPNVRPREFAGFLALARAGSARRPFKVSGGRNALAAEQKFQKAELERSIRFCREVLGLGLKR, from the coding sequence ATGCCGGCAAGGCTCAAACTCGGATTCGACAACTACTCCATCCGCGCGCTCGGATGGAAGGCGCCGCAGTTGATCGAATACGCCGCGTCGCTCGGCCTGGACTCTATCTTACTGTCTGATCCCGGCGTGTTTGATCGCCGCGACACGCGTTACCTGGGCGATCTTCGGCGCAAGGCGGATGACCTCGGTCTGGAAATTCATGCGGGCATGTTGAGCGTCTGCCCGGGATCAAAGCTGTTCAATCCGCGCGGCGGAACAGCCGAGGAGCAGTTGCGGCGAACCATTCAAATTGCCCGTCTGGTCGGCTCACCCGTCGCGCGTTGTGTGTTGGGGCACGCTGATGACCGCCGGAGCGACGGCGGAATCGAAACGCGCATGGCGGAAACGGTCAAGGTGTTGAAGCGGGTGCGTGGTTCCGCGCTCGACGCGGGCGTGAAGATTGCCGTCGAGAATCACGCCGGCGACCTACAGGCGCGGGAACTGGTCACTCTGATCGAAAATGCCGGACACGAATTCGTCGGCGCGACCATGGATTCCGGCAACGCGACGTGGGCATTGGAAGACCCCTTGCGCAATCTTGAGCAGCTCGGCCCGCATGCGTTGACGACCGGCATCCGCGATTCGGCCGTTTGGGAAACGGCGGACGGGGCGACACTGCAATGGACTGCGATGGGCGATGGACTCGTGGATTGGAAGCGCTACTTCAGGCGTTACGCCGAACTTTGTCCCAACGCACCCGTCCAGTTGGAAACCATATCTGGCCGGCCGATACCGATTCCCTTTCTTAAGGATGAATTCTGGGCGGCGTATCCGAACGTTCGGCCGCGTGAGTTCGCCGGATTCCTCGCGCTCGCGAGAGCCGGATCAGCTCGCCGCCCGTTCAAGGTTTCCGGGGGCAGGAATGCGTTGGCGGCGGAACAGAAATTCCAGAAAGCCGAACTGGAGCGCAGCATTCGCTTTTGCCGCGAAGTCCTCGGGCTGGGATTGAAACGGTAG
- a CDS encoding HAD family hydrolase, with protein sequence MPSTTTFRGRVEFGAHFSPRERISHVLFDFDGTLSLIREGWAEVMVAMFLEMLPRSAGETEDDVRRLMTEDIMRLNGKQTVYQMIQFAGRVKERGGQAREPLWYKNEYLRRLELRIAARIEGLRNGSLKPDHFLVFGARALLENLSRRGLSLYLASGTDEPYVHREAGLLDVARYFGQHIYGAVDDYKTFSKRRVIERILVENKISGEQLLAFGDGYVEIQNTKEAGGLAIAVASDEANNGSGNVDEWKRERLLGVGADVIIPDYRDGEALLEMIFPG encoded by the coding sequence GTGCCTTCTACAACCACGTTCCGCGGTCGCGTCGAATTTGGCGCACATTTCAGTCCGCGCGAACGCATCAGCCATGTCCTGTTCGATTTTGACGGCACACTCTCCCTGATTCGCGAGGGATGGGCGGAGGTCATGGTGGCGATGTTTCTGGAGATGCTGCCGCGATCGGCGGGCGAGACCGAGGATGATGTCCGCCGGCTCATGACCGAGGACATCATGCGTCTCAACGGCAAGCAAACGGTCTATCAAATGATTCAGTTTGCCGGACGGGTAAAGGAGCGCGGCGGGCAGGCGCGCGAGCCGCTCTGGTATAAAAACGAATACCTCCGGCGACTCGAGTTGCGCATCGCCGCGCGCATCGAGGGTCTGCGCAATGGATCGTTGAAACCTGACCATTTTCTGGTCTTCGGCGCCCGCGCGCTGCTCGAGAACCTGAGCCGGCGCGGACTTTCCCTTTACCTTGCCAGCGGCACGGACGAACCTTACGTCCACCGGGAAGCGGGTCTGCTGGACGTCGCGCGTTATTTCGGCCAACACATCTATGGCGCAGTGGATGACTACAAGACGTTCTCCAAAAGAAGAGTCATCGAGCGCATCCTGGTGGAAAACAAAATCTCCGGCGAACAACTGCTTGCCTTTGGCGACGGCTACGTCGAAATCCAAAACACGAAGGAAGCGGGCGGGCTTGCCATTGCCGTGGCGAGCGACGAGGCAAACAATGGCTCCGGAAACGTGGACGAGTGGAAGCGCGAGCGGCTGCTCGGGGTGGGCGCGGACGTGATTATCCCAGACTACCGCGACGGTGAAGCGCTTTTGGAAATGATTTTTCCCGGATGA
- a CDS encoding PfkB family carbohydrate kinase has translation MNPDRFQEIAQKYNSLRIAVIGDFCLDRYLEIDPARQEISIETGLPVHNVVNVRSQPGGAGTILNNLVALGIGHIYPVGYCGEDGEGFELQRALREKSGVCADYFFQTPFRRTFTYCKPLLMHSGKPPEELNRLDSKNWTPTPALVQGRIMDAVLKLADVNAFILLDQVDTPETGVVTRRVLESVDAVSKKRPELFAVADSRRGLRDFPALTFKMNAAELSALTGSEQHPPLGELKTIAATLARKQGRGVFVTLSERGILGASPDGSVEHVPSLPIRGPIDIVGAGDAVTASLTAALAAGATMREAMEIAMAAASIVIHQLGTTGTATGSQIHSLLAGAPF, from the coding sequence GTGAACCCGGACCGTTTCCAGGAAATCGCCCAAAAATACAATTCCTTGCGCATCGCCGTGATCGGCGATTTCTGCCTCGACCGTTATTTGGAGATCGACCCAGCCAGACAGGAAATCTCCATCGAGACCGGCCTGCCCGTGCATAATGTCGTCAACGTCCGCAGCCAGCCGGGCGGCGCCGGAACGATTCTAAACAATCTGGTCGCGCTCGGGATCGGCCACATTTACCCTGTCGGTTATTGCGGCGAGGATGGTGAAGGGTTTGAACTCCAACGCGCGCTGCGGGAAAAATCCGGGGTATGCGCGGATTACTTTTTTCAAACGCCCTTCAGGCGCACTTTCACCTACTGCAAACCCCTGTTGATGCATTCAGGCAAACCGCCGGAGGAACTCAATCGCCTGGACAGCAAGAACTGGACGCCGACGCCGGCCCTGGTTCAAGGGCGGATCATGGACGCAGTTCTCAAGCTGGCGGATGTGAACGCGTTCATACTGCTCGACCAGGTGGACACGCCGGAGACAGGAGTGGTCACCCGAAGAGTGCTGGAGAGTGTCGATGCCGTCAGCAAAAAGCGGCCCGAACTGTTCGCCGTCGCTGACAGCCGCCGCGGGCTGCGCGATTTTCCGGCGCTAACGTTCAAAATGAACGCCGCTGAACTGTCGGCCCTCACCGGCTCCGAACAACACCCGCCGCTCGGCGAACTCAAAACGATCGCGGCGACACTGGCCCGGAAACAAGGCCGCGGCGTGTTCGTAACCCTGTCCGAGCGCGGCATCCTCGGCGCATCGCCAGATGGCTCCGTGGAGCATGTCCCATCGCTTCCCATTCGCGGTCCAATAGACATCGTTGGCGCCGGCGACGCGGTCACAGCCAGCCTGACCGCTGCCCTTGCCGCGGGCGCCACGATGCGCGAGGCCATGGAGATTGCGATGGCGGCGGCGTCCATCGTGATTCACCAACTCGGCACCACTGGGACGGCGACCGGCAGCCAGATTCATTCACTGCTGGCAGGCGCTCCCTTTTAA
- a CDS encoding mechanosensitive ion channel domain-containing protein, with the protein MSTRRLFPFVLTLLAVQAAQAAQTSDPLANTAKQAGALKDKIIDFVLLHGPALLGALIMMVAGYIVAGWVGGFVDRGLERKQLEPPIRMLITRITRVLILVLAALMAADTLGFKVTAVLGAIGVAGVGIGLAMQGVLGSLVAGLLIIFTKPFRVGEYIALIGVEGQVQQIELFSTTLTHPDRSRVVIPNRKIVGEVLHNYGAIRQLDLVVGVAYRTDLNEAVSIINTTLQQSPRVLKDPAPAVGISTLADSSINIAIKPWTSLPDFGPARAELYQAIVERFRERKIEIPFPQREVRMLND; encoded by the coding sequence ATGTCAACCCGAAGACTGTTTCCCTTTGTTTTAACCCTGCTCGCGGTTCAGGCAGCACAGGCGGCCCAGACATCCGATCCGCTGGCAAACACTGCAAAGCAAGCAGGCGCCTTGAAGGATAAAATCATTGATTTTGTGTTGTTGCACGGCCCGGCGCTGTTGGGCGCGCTCATCATGATGGTCGCGGGTTACATCGTTGCCGGTTGGGTGGGAGGATTTGTCGATCGCGGACTGGAGCGAAAGCAGTTGGAACCTCCCATCCGGATGCTTATTACCCGGATCACCCGTGTACTGATTCTGGTTCTGGCCGCGCTGATGGCAGCCGACACGCTGGGATTCAAGGTTACTGCCGTGCTCGGGGCGATCGGCGTGGCCGGGGTTGGCATCGGTCTGGCGATGCAAGGGGTTTTGGGCAGTCTCGTGGCCGGGTTGTTGATCATTTTTACAAAGCCGTTCCGGGTTGGAGAGTACATCGCGCTGATCGGCGTGGAAGGCCAGGTGCAACAGATTGAATTGTTTTCGACCACGTTGACGCACCCCGATCGTTCGCGCGTCGTTATCCCAAACCGGAAGATTGTTGGTGAGGTTCTTCACAATTACGGGGCGATTCGCCAACTCGATCTCGTGGTGGGAGTTGCCTATCGCACGGATCTGAACGAGGCAGTGTCCATCATTAACACGACTCTTCAACAGAGTCCTCGCGTGCTCAAGGATCCCGCTCCGGCGGTGGGCATCTCAACGCTCGCTGATTCGTCCATCAACATTGCGATCAAGCCGTGGACCAGTCTTCCCGATTTCGGTCCGGCGCGGGCGGAACTGTATCAGGCCATTGTCGAACGTTTTCGTGAACGCAAAATTGAGATCCCTTTCCCGCAGCGTGAAGTGCGAATGCTGAACGATTAA